Proteins from a single region of Aythya fuligula isolate bAytFul2 chromosome 3, bAytFul2.pri, whole genome shotgun sequence:
- the SYTL3 gene encoding synaptotagmin-like protein 3, producing the protein MACEFNLNFLKELEREAVLEVLYRDQVVRKTEEERVRKLKMQLQQLRWKRARNVSHEYQERSCARCQKSLGLLMNRGAICNGCSHRVCSECRVCLNPCVWKCTVCYAHGDVKVKAGEWFFEERAKKYPDEGRHETAGAKLLKSYQKLSKISVVPPTPPPFTESSAGSNTKDLSQSKSFNKSVENLFLSLTTHIKKISKSQNDMADRSLLTTDYGQNAERRKQRRSQSDTAINITSRIKNTPSLQQLITGAQNDNEILTKRSFKQEEDITTSPTSDAVFCDGRKHGSLYSLNSTCTESGNFGKADITGEIEFAIRYIFKARILEICIKGCKNLAYGEEKKKKCNPYVKIYLLPDKSPRSKRKTAVKKSTVDPEFDETLKYKIEYSQLASRQLQISVWHAGALKYRVFLGEVVIPLATWNFEDNSMEAFNWYQLKSKLEKPENNLIQYSGELLVSARLSVPAQYKNFQFERWMREGKKDEGVPNCQLQVMIFGAKNLPVLRPAGMLNSFVKGCLVLPDQAELKQKSPVLKKEDCPQWKHLFVFDVTPAQLQQSCLHLTLWDQSTFGSHDQFLGGAKLGAKESLGFADAVSQSALQWQEVLCRPNTWMDFTLVLHSNMENFKS; encoded by the exons ATGGCCTGTGAATTTAATCTAAACTTCCTTAAGGAATTGGAGCGAGAGGCTGTTCTAGAAGTCCTGTACCGTGACCAGGTGgtgagaaaaacagaggaagaaagagtaAG GAAActgaaaatgcagctgcagcagcttcgATGGAAAAGGGCAAGAAATGTCAGCCATGAATACCAGGAGAGATCTTGTGCCCGATGTCAGAAATCCCTTGGGTTGTTGATGAACAGAGGCGCCATATGCAACGGGTGTAGTCATCGAGTGTGCTCTGAATGCCGTGTCTGCCTGAACCCCTGTGTTTGGAAATGCACCGTTTGTTATGCTCATGG agatgtgAAAGTAAAGGCTGGTGAATGGTTTTTTgaggaaagagcaaagaaatatCCAGATGAAG GCAGACATGAAACAGCTGGTGCAAAGCTCTTGAAATCTTATCAGAAACTGAG TAAAATTTCTGTTGTACCTCCAACTCCACCTCCTTTCACTGAATCTTCTGCAGGAAGTAACACAAAG GATCTCAGTCAGTCCAAAAGTTTTAATAAATCTGTGGAAAACTTGTTCTTGTCTCTCACGACGCATATAAAAA AAATCTCGAAGTCCCAGAATGATATGGCTGACAGAAGTCTCCTAACAACAGATTATGGGCAGAACGCGgaaagaaggaagcaaaggaGGAGCCAGTCTGACACTGCCATCAACATTACAAGCAGG ATAAAAAATACACCCAGTCTTCAACAGCTCATCACTGGGGCCCAAAATGATAATGAAATCCTTACCAAAAGGAGTTTCAAGCAAGAAGAAGACATAACAACCAGTCCCACAAGTGATGCAGTTTTCTGTGATGGCAGGAAGCAT GGGAGTTTGTATAGCCTTAACAGCACTTGCACTGAATCTGGCAACTTTGGCAAAGCTGACATCACAGGAGAAATAGAGTTTGCCATAAGATACATCTTCAAGGCTCGCATCTTAGAAATTTGCATCAAGGGATGCAAGAATCTGGCttatggagaagagaagaagaaaaaatgtaatcc CTATGTCAAGATTTATTTACTTCCTGATAAATCTCCTCGGAGTAAGCGGAAGACAGCTGTCAAAAAGAGCACAGTGGATCCAGAATTTGATGAGACTTTGAAG TACAAGATTGAATACTCCCAGCTGGCAAGTCGGCAGCTTCAGATCTCCGTGTGGCACGCAGGAGCTCTGAAGTACAGGGTGTTTCTGGGGGAAGTGGTGATTCCATTGGCCACGTGGAATTTTGAAGATAACTCGATGGAGGCATTCAACTGGTACCAGCTAAAATCCAAG CTtgaaaagcctgaaaataaCCTTATCCAGTACAGTGGAGAACTCCTGGTGTCTGCAAGACTGTCGGTACCAGCCCAGTATAAAAACTTCCAGTTTGAAAGGTGGATGAGAGAAG gaaaaaaagacgAAGGAGTTCCCAACTGTCAGCTTCAGGTTATGATATTTGGGGCCAAGAACTTGCCTGTGCTGAGACCTGCTGGAATGCTGAACTCATTCGTTAAAGG cTGCCTTGTCCTTCCAGACCAGGCAGAGTTGAAGCAGAAGTCGCCTGTCCTGAAGAAAGAAGACTGTCCTCAGTGGAAACATCTGTTTGTCTTTGATGTTACCCCAGCACAGCTACAGCAGTCATGCCTACACTTGACCCTCTGGGACCAGTCAACTTTTGGCTCACACGATCAGTTCCTTGGGGGAGCCAAGCTTGGTGCAA AAGAATCGCTTGGATTTGCAGACGCTGTTTCTCAGTCAGCGCTTCAATGGCAGGAAGTGCTCTGCAGGCCAAACACGTGGATGGACTTCACACTTGTACTGCATTCGAATATGGAAAACTTTAAATCCTGA
- the DYNLT1 gene encoding dynein light chain Tctex-type 1, producing MDDFQAGDETSFVVDEVSNIIKEAIESAIGGNAYQHSKVNQWTTSVVEQTLSQLTKLGKPFKYIVTCVIMQKNGAGLHTASSCFWDNSSDGTCTVRWENKTMYCIVSAFGLAI from the exons ATGGACGACTTCCAGGCGGGGGACGAG ACTTCCTTTGTCGTTGATGAAGTCAGTAACATCATTAAGGAG GCCATAGAAAGTGCCATCGGTGGCAATGCCTACCAGCACAGCAAAGTGAACCAGTGGACAACAAGCGTGGTGGAACAAACTCTAAGCCAACTCACGAAGCTGGGGAAACCCTTCAAGTATATCG TGACCTGTGTGATTATGCAAAAGAATGGTGCTGGGCTACATACAGCGAGCTCTTGCTTCTGGGACAACTCCAGTGATG gAACTTGTACTGTGAGATGGGAGAATAAGACCATGTATTGTATTGTCAGTGCCTTCGGACTTGCAATATGA